TTGATGCTTGTGTCAGAGGAGTATGTTTATAAATTATCCTTGTTCGGAGTTGAAGGTCGTGGGTTTCTCcgctaacaaaaaaattaaccattaacatttgccgataaaaaaataaataaattatgcttGTTCTCGGTTACTAAGCAATGTTGGAATTTTTAGGGTTTGGAACAATTTTATAGATCTCTGATTAGGGATCTGAAATTATTTTGCAGTTTTGATTCCCCTGTTGAAGTACCAGCAGAAGCATCCTCATAATTACATCTTGCTTGCACTCTTCACCGTGTCGATCAGTTCCACCATCGGAGTCACCTGTGCCAACACCGAcggttcgttttttttttttttttcgatttgtAGAAATTGATGGAGGTTAAATGAAGGGTTTTAAATTGTTGATCTGAAATGAATGTGAAATGCAGGGAAAATTGTGCTTGAGGCTTTGATTTTGACCTCCGCTGTGGTTTCATCTCTTACTGGCTATGCCTTTTGGGCGTCCAAGAAGGGCAAGGATTTTAGCTTCCTTGGCCCAATATTGTTCACCTCCCTCATTACTCTCATCCTCACTGGCATGATGCAGGTCCCTCTCTTATTTCCTCTTaactaatcattttttttatgtaaaatttcatGATGAGTGCATTATGTATGTTTATGATGGATGGAAAAATGTTTTATAGACACCCATTATGCTATAAGacacctagagatagagaaaaaagagaggaaaatatAGGTATTATAGGGTTTATGATGTGAtaggaagagagaaatgaaagGTGTTGGTGGGGCGTTTAAAATAAGTGGGTGTTTGTGTATCATTGCTCATGATGGATGCTTTGCTTGCCATTTTCCTCTGGCTTAATATCTATGTATATGATGGATGCAGATGTTCTTCCCTCTTGGACCTACTGCCCATGCTATCTATGGTGCAATTGGTGCTATGATATTCTCTGGCTACATTGTGTATGACACTGACAACCTGATCAAGCGTTTCACTTATGATGAGTACATTGGAGCCTCTGTTACTCTTTATCTTGACATACTCAACCTCTTCCTTTCCATCTTAAGGATCCTCAGGGAGGCAAATAATTAGTCATATCGAGGTTGAGTAATACcaaacaaattcaaaaagaCTATGttgcttctttatttttattttttgtgactATGTTGCTTCTTTATAGTATACCGTAGGAAGTATTGTGAAACATAATAACACCGTGCTTCTCTTGTACTCCCTTACAGCTTATGATACTTTTGATGACATGAAATTTAAAGCTTTACAATTGTATGTATGCGTGATATAAGAATCTCCCTTGCGAAATATTTTCTGTTTGCTTTGTTTGAAGTGAGTTGTCTATCAATTTAATGCTATGTATACAGTAGTATATGGCATATCGTAGCACCACCGAGCATTGTGTCAACAAAATTGTTTAGGTACAATGTGTATGATAACTCTGTAATGTTGACCTCGCTAATTTTGCTCAGGGTCGTACAATCCACTATTATTTGATACACTGCCCAATTGCATATTTTCAATGAGTGTTAACATGACATTCTTTAACATTCCTTTCAATACACTCTCGTACTCTCTCCTGTTACTAGTTTGGGAATGAGATCAATCAAATAGAGAACTCAATCTGAGACCTACATGTGTAGTGAAATCTATATAAATTTCACTCAATAAGAAAAAGTGTTTTTGGCATTTCTCTAACTTGAAACATGAATTTGTGCAGTCAACTGCTTAAGTTTTTTGCGTATTGAATGTTTGGCCATATAACAAGTAATATTGGAAAATAATACAAGTTGTTTTTGAGTTAATCGCCTACAGATTACAGAAGTTTATGCTGTCGGTTACTTTCCAATTTAACCATTGCTAAGTTTTCTAAGATAGAATCATAGTCAACCAACATTTGATTTCTGTAATAAGAACCATGCCATATACATTTTCACGTTTTTCCAGCCAAAGATAGAAGCTTCTAGTCAAAGGAACTTTGAACACCCAATAATGCTACTACGTGCACTCTTCCTGTATTGCAAAAAGTACGTAGGGGAATCTTGACTAGAAAAATGCTCAAACGAAAGGCTATAAGCTATCAGGTCTTGGatctaaataattatactaaAATTTTGAGTTAAATAACGAATTGATAGTAATTATGTGCCAATGAATTGCAATTGCACTAATGTTTCTATAATTATTCATCCAAgttgtcataattttttcatCACATCAATTAGCATATTaattacaaaagaattctcaccAAAAGGAGAAAAGCTTGTAAAAAAGGTCCATAAACCATTGCAAGACGTACAATACTCGGGAGAACTAGTTACTGTAGAAGAAAAATGGTTTACTCTTATTATTATGGTTTATCAATTTAGACTGCTTCTGGGGGAAAA
The nucleotide sequence above comes from Glycine soja cultivar W05 chromosome 11, ASM419377v2, whole genome shotgun sequence. Encoded proteins:
- the LOC114376844 gene encoding BI1-like protein, which produces MFEPQQLYTRAKTEEFDLESGETLYPGLSVGENQLRWGFIRKVYGILSAQIVLTTLVSVTTVFYTPINDLLKGNSTLLLILLFLPFIFLIPLLKYQQKHPHNYILLALFTVSISSTIGVTCANTDGKIVLEALILTSAVVSSLTGYAFWASKKGKDFSFLGPILFTSLITLILTGMMQMFFPLGPTAHAIYGAIGAMIFSGYIVYDTDNLIKRFTYDEYIGASVTLYLDILNLFLSILRILREANN